One window of the Cryptomeria japonica chromosome 7, Sugi_1.0, whole genome shotgun sequence genome contains the following:
- the LOC131040010 gene encoding uncharacterized protein LOC131040010 isoform X4: protein MVVKFCECILERLSYIRRHKDRPQDINEAVSSLIYASARCADLPELLRLRSLFAKRYGYEFASAAVYLHHNSCVNQQIIEQLPDRLPDIDSKLKLLKGIAVEFNLQWDSSNIEADFGEPTKDSLGGSGGSKKFNSENSKCLQDGVDSSFHPSFNDATYVDSTYMQSVNDGRSNINEFSDSIEKKRSAYFNEDNEKSALHVGCEDQIFERDIPVVYGSVQETFVETSSLEKTERLPCGIGLINRYHNVGPGSNGHGFVKGASFDSCSIDNNHSEDLGYNNGSAAEPPDGATSQATNLLKISKSQMEVKHSDSLDYTSENEEDVSDKKMLQQSDAMPLQSKHSSWAHTAENGYSRIQTCSPQRREVLVDRDSELRSARYSSPSKSQKTKLMQTSSDCYREKQGVHNYLKRHVNTRSSPTSNTDVKKVGDGSIEFDERRWCSPKQKDTKIERLVIVDDTEVSERYPEGGTMRDKGCYFKDYIEVDGSSRLGDRLKHQNSSRTRKKIRRESRRRHSISSHYPIEINSLYPDYNNSADSTFPMPNRSGHFKTVSSKNENRAGVFYTDDFVKTEGGVTVRKYSDCGTNIRVMAQPLFEDKVRSVSRNGHRTSYDMIDSYIDSDSDSDVEISIIPQNIYQVRDCPSPGYVQLHGKKTIQRGEKENEQRSFEEEHDIRKVCNKDKSNMGKQRSNETSNGFQPSENDELLNGTYSSRKQIFYPSKEIHIARFIRDRPLGPHQNGDEATLHSLDDSGEDMLYGIDKTYTSSSVGMHPYKLQQRRGDSTLHSLDGSQSPKNNDHLENNDEDVEQKFQQSNHRRQWSNPTLMRHSKSQEIHCKGGKTLENKPQKGRKESLNLCHKDNYDCDIDSSDSEDQYARQSHPIRKVRKAEHMTNSESVRRRSFDYRFHDNKPRGGSSKLLEENCEEPEFGGNIYDESTARRIGNFCSPRVSFVYIDRPGKAQQQPSSVCYMEENEYNQACIERHRMHGTDCFPTKERQQSNGANLKNRISTYNLARDELKNPLYEASNVSKSRNPPSTADQVESYNQHVCEEKTSMGDISTSLMHQNTDFVKRNSDAASVATPRRPPLSPATPSLSSGFRSCGRPSSPASPSVRPPQRPPPKLPCRWERVVSLPPERSNASPVKSAVRSQSMQTSLSKETTSNADSPCILHVHPKLPDYDDLAAKFMAMKEHHRASTASE from the exons ATGGTTGTAAAATTCTGTGAATGCATCTTGGAGCGTCTTTCTTATATTCGTAGACACAA GGATCGCCCTCAAGATATCAATGAAGCAGTATCAAGCTTGATTTATGCTTCTGCAAGGTGTGCTGATTTACCGGAGTTGTTGCGTTTGCGTAGTCTTTTTGCAAAGAGATATGGATATGAATTTGCCTCTGCTGCAGTGTATCTACATCACAATTCTTGTGTAAATCAACAG ATTATTGAGCAACTGCCTGATAGATTGCCAGACATTGATTCTAAGTTGAAGTTACTGAAAGGTATAGCAGTTGAGTTCAACCTCCAGTGGGACTCCTCAAATATTGAAGCAGACTTTGGCGAGCCCACCAAAGATTCATTG GGAGGATCTGGAGGGTCCAAAAAGTTCAACTCAGAGAATTCCAAATGTTTGCAGGATGGAGTTGATTCGTCTTTTCATCCATCTTTCAATGATGCAACATATGTAGATAGCACTTACATGCAATCTGTAAATGATGGCAGGAGCAATATAAATGAGTTCTCTGACAGCATCGAGAAAAAGAGAAGTGCTTATTTCAATGAAGACAATGAGAAATCAGCATTGCATGTTGGATGTGAAGATCAAATTTTTGAAAGAGATATTCCAGTAGTTTATGGGAGTGTCCAAGAAACATTTGTTGAGACTTCAAGCCTTGAAAAGACAGAAAGATTGCCATGTGGAATTGGTTTGATAAATAGATACCACAATGTTGGTCCAGGATCAAATGGGCATGGATTTGTGAAGGGTGCCTCGTTTGATTCTTGTTCCATTGATAATAATCATTCTGAGGATTTGGGTTACAATAATGGCAGTGCTGCTGAACCACCAGATGGAGCTACATCTCAGGCCACAAATCTTTTAAAAATTTCCAAGTCACAAATGGAAGTTAAACACTCTGATTCCCTGGATTACACCTCAGAAAACGAGGAAGATGTTAGTGACAAAAAAATGTTGCAACAGTCTGATGCTATGCCATTACAAAGCAAGCATTCAAGTTGGGCACATACTGCAGAAAATGGATACAGTAGAATCCAAACATGCTCTCCGCAAAGGAGGGAAGTCCTAGTTGACAGAGATTCAGAGCTCAGATCAGCTAGGTACAGTAGCCCAAGCAAGTCACAAAAAACTAAGCTCATGCAGACTTCATCTGATTGCTACAGGGAAAAGCAAGGAGTTCACAATTATCTCAAGAGACATGTAAATACAAGATCATCGCCAACAAGTAATACTGATGTAAAGAAGGTTGGAGATGGTAGCATAGAATTTGATGAACGTAGATGGTGCAGTCCAAAACAGAAAGACACAAAAATTGAAAGATTGGTTATAGTTGATGACACTGAAGTAAGTGAGAGATACCCTGAAGGAGGGACTATGAGAGATAAAGGATGCTATTTCAAAGATTATATTGAAGTTGATGGCAGCTCCAGATTGGGAGACAGATTAAAACATCAGAATTCATCTAGAACTAGAAAAAAGATCAGACGAGAATCAAGGAGAAGACATTCAATTTCTAGTCATTATCCCATTGAAATTAACAGTCTTTATCCTGATTACAATAATAGTGCGGATAGTACTTTTCCTATGCCCAATAGATCAGGTCATTTTAAAACTGTCTCTTCAAAAAATGAGAATAGAGCAGGGGTATTCTATACTGATGATTTTGTCAAAACAGAGGGTGGAGTTACTGTCAGAAAATATTCAGATTGTGGTACTAATATTCGGGTAATGGCACAGCCATTGTTTGAAGATAAAGTCAGATCAGTATCAAGAAATGGACATCGGACATCATATGATATGATTGATTCTTATATTGACTCAGATTCAGATTCAGATGTTGAAATATCCATCATTCCTCAGAACATCTATCAGGTAAGAGATTGTCCATCTCCTGGATATGTTCAGCTTCATGGTAAGAAAACCATtcaaagaggagaaaaggaaaatgAACAACGTTCATTTGAGGAAGAACATGACATCAGGAAAGTATGTAATAAGGACAAGAGTAATATGGGTAAACAGAGGTCTAATGAAACATCTAATGGCTTCCAGCCATCAGAAAATGATGAACTGTTGAATGGGACTTACAGTTCTAGGAAACAGATATTCTATCCGAGCAAGGAAATTCATATTGCTAGATTTATAAGAGATCGGCCACTTGGGCCACACCAGAATGGGGATGAAGCTACCTTACACTCTCTAGATGATTCTGGTGAAGATATGCTATATGGAATTGATAAAACTTACACTTCCAGTTCTGTAGGTATGCATCCATATAAGCTACAGCAGCGTAGGGGTGATAGTACCTTACATTCTCTGGATGGCTCTCAATCACCTAAGAACAATGATCACCTTGAAAATAATGATGAAGATGTGGAGCAGAAATTTCAGCAGTCTAATCATAGAAGGCAGTGGTCAAATCCTACTCTCATGAGACATTCCAAATCTCAAGAAATTCATTGCAAGGGTGGTAAAACTCTGGAAAACAAGCCacagaaaggaagaaaagaatcaCTGAATTTGTGTCATAAGGATAATTATGATTGTGATATAGACAGTTCAGACTCCGAAGATCAGTATGCTAGACAATCTCATCCCATAAGAAAGGTACGAAAGGCTGAGCACATGACAAATTCTGAATCAGTTCGAAGAAGAAGTTTTGATTATAGATTTCATGACAACAAGCCACGTGGAGGAAGCAGTAAATTGCTAGAAGAAAACTGTGAAGAACCAGAGTTTGGAGGTAATATATATGATGAGTCTACTGCTAGAAGAATTGGAAACTTCTGCAGTCCAAGGGTTTCTTTTGTGTACATTGACAGGCCTGGTAAGGCCCAGCAGCAACCTAGTTCAGTGTGCTACATGGAAGAAAATGAGTATAACCAGGCTTGCATTGAGAGGCACAGAATGCATGGAACAGATTGCTTCCCCACGAAAGAAAGACAGCAGTCCAATGGAGCAAACTTAAAGAACAGGATTTCTACATATAACCTGGCAAGGGATGAACTCAAGAATCCACTTTATGAGGCAAGTAATGTATCTAAGAGTAGGAATCCCCCAAGTACAGCTGATCAGGTTGAATCTTACAATCAACATGTGTGTGAAGAAAAAACAAGTATGGGTGACATTTCCACCTCCTTGATGCATCAGAATACAGACTTTGTAAAGAGAAACTCTGATGCTGCTAGTGTGGCAACACCTCGTCGCCCTCCATTATCTCCAGCTACTCCCTCCTTATCATCAGGATTTCGTTCATGTGGCAGACCTTCTAGCCCCGCGTCCCCTTCCGTGAGACCTCCTCAAAGGCCTCCACCAAAACTTCCATGTAGATGGGAAAGGGTCGTTTCATTGCCCCCTGAACGCTCAAATGCATCTCCAGTAAAATCAGCAGTTCGATCCCAATCAATGCAGACTAGTCTCTCTAAAGAAACTACATCTAATGCTGATTCTCCATGCATTCTCCATGTTCATCCAAAGCTTCCAGATTATGATGACTTGGCTGCCAAATTTATGGCAATGAAAGAGCATCACAGGGCAAGTACTGCATCCGAATAG